The nucleotide window GGGTCACCGAAGGCCTGCAGAAGGACTTCGGCGAGGAACGGGTCTTCGACACCCCGCTGGCCGAGTCGGGGATCGTCGGCACCGCCCTCGGGCTGGCCCTGCGCGGCTACCGGCCGGTGCTGGAGATCCAGTTCGACGGGTTCGTCTACCCGGCCTTCGACCAGATCGTCAGCCAGCTGGCCAAGATGCACGCCCGCGCGCTGGGCAAGGTCAGGCTCCCCGTGACGATCCGCATCCCGTACGCGGGCGGCATCGGCGCGGTGGAGCACCACAGCGAGTCCCACGAGGCGCTGTTCGCGCACACCGCGGGGCTGCGCGTGGTGACTCCGTCGAACAGCGACGACGCGCACTGGATGCTGCGGCAGGCGATCGCCGACGACGATCCGGTGATCTTCCTCGAGCCCAAGCGGCGGTACTGGGACAAGGGCGAGGTGGGTCCGGCCCCGGCCCGCTCCCTGCACGAGGCGGCAGTGGTCCGGCCCGGCCGGGACCTGACACTGCTCGCGTACGGGCCGATGGTCAAGGTCTGCCTGGACGCCGCGGACGCGGCGCTGGCGGAGGGCCGCAGGCTGGAGGTGGTGGACCTGCGCTCGCTGTCACCCGTGGACTTCGGCACGCTCCAGCGGTCCGTGGAGCGGACCCGGCGGGCGGTGGTGGTGCACGAGGCGCCGGTGTTCCTCGGCATGGGGGCGGAGCTGGCTGCCCGGCTGCACGAGCGGTGCTTCTACGACCTGGAGGCGCCGGTGCTGCGGGTCGGCGGGTTCCACGCGCCCTATCCGCCGTCACGGGTGGAGGAGGCGTACCTGCCCGATCTGGACCGGGTGCTGGAGGCCGTGGACCGGGCCATCGCCTACTGAGTCGTCGCGGCGACCCGTGCCGACATCCGTACCGCCGCCACCCCTGAGTGACCCGAGCGACCCGAGCGACCCGAGCGACCCGAGCGACCCGAGCGACCCGAGGAAGACGACCCATGACTGCCACACTGACCTTCCGCATGCCCGACGTGGGCGAGGGACTGATCGAGGCCGAGATCCTCACCTGGCACGTCGCCGTGGGCG belongs to Streptomyces graminofaciens and includes:
- a CDS encoding alpha-ketoacid dehydrogenase subunit beta, with product MTRATIVQALNSALRAALEEDPRTLVMGEDVGRLGGVFRVTEGLQKDFGEERVFDTPLAESGIVGTALGLALRGYRPVLEIQFDGFVYPAFDQIVSQLAKMHARALGKVRLPVTIRIPYAGGIGAVEHHSESHEALFAHTAGLRVVTPSNSDDAHWMLRQAIADDDPVIFLEPKRRYWDKGEVGPAPARSLHEAAVVRPGRDLTLLAYGPMVKVCLDAADAALAEGRRLEVVDLRSLSPVDFGTLQRSVERTRRAVVVHEAPVFLGMGAELAARLHERCFYDLEAPVLRVGGFHAPYPPSRVEEAYLPDLDRVLEAVDRAIAY